One Solanum lycopersicum chromosome 2, SLM_r2.1 genomic region harbors:
- the LOC138342122 gene encoding uncharacterized protein: protein MASVDPTITQIVATTPTSQTVWELLHMAYANKSHTRFFSLILSGLGPEFLEISASIRARDSSLCFEELFHKLKDHELFLKHQDLENSSSNITAAVAQRTTMTSRSNRNNRRFKNKKWNQSLDSQTSTINNGTNLLFNFPTSTISKI from the exons ATGGCATCTGTCGATCCCACCATTACACAGATTGTTGCCACAACTCCAACTTCTCAGACAGTGTGGGAACTTCTTCACATGGCTTACGCAAATAAGAGCCACACTCGTTTTTTTAGCTT AATTCTAAGCGGCTTGGGCCCCGAGTTCCTGGAGATTTCTGCTTCCATAAGAGCACGTGACTCTTCCTTGTGTTTTGAAGAATTGTTTCACAAGCTCAAAGATCATGAGCTCTTCCTCAAGCACCAAGACCTTGAGAACTCATCTTCCAATATCACAGCTGCAGTAGCACAGAGGACAACCATGACATCCCGGTCTAACAGGAACAATCGTCgctttaagaataaaaaatggaaCCAATCTCTCGATAGTCAAACTTCAACAATCAACAATGGAACCAATCTGCTTTTCAATTTTCCAACTTCAACAATCAGCAAAATATGA